ACTTCTAGTCATGATAGAGCTGCACAGTTTAAGTAAGTAGGTTTTCTACTGGAGCTGGAATTCAGTGTGCTTCATTTGATCGTTTCATGCTAACTAGGCTCTCTGATTGCCATTTTCTCCTGTCTCTATGGTAGTCCCATCCTCTTATAGAATAATATTTGGTGTAACATAATCACTTCATAGGTATTTCTtgaagagaaatgtaaaatgttccacatattttatatttgtaaataaaaagaagtgagtGAGGGACAAATTGTTATTTATCTGTCAAAGGTATCTTATCAGACAGGTAACAACCTTCAAAGTTTCCATGGGAATAATGAAAGGAGGCCTTAGGACTGAAATGTCTGGTATCCCATTTTGGAGGAAGGAGGCAAAAATGGACCTGCCGATGCCATCTTGTGgccaggagtggaattgttgtGACGATGGTAGCAGGCACATGTAAaaatttaatcattcattcatgcaagtaggttggttgtttttttgtttttgtttttgttttttgttttttatagtcaGCTAAGTTTGGGAAAGAATAGTgaataattatgtataattttatattcaagtAAGAGGAACAGATGGTGAATaagttggaaataaaatatttgtgttgaAAGAAAATTGATGATATGTAAGTTGATATGTAAGATATGTTGAGGTATGTGAGTTAAGAAATACCTCACTGAGAAAGTGGTATTAGTTGAGATCTAAACGGTGTTGAGAGGAAgatagaatattctagaaaatgaCAGCTGGAGGAAGTGGGAAGATTTAGGTCAAAGCACTAAAACAGATAAGAAGTGAATATATTTGAGgagtgcctgagtagctcaggaggttaagtatccgactttgggtcaggtcatgatctcacggttagtgagttcgagtctTGCATCAGTCTCTGCTGtcttcacagagcctgctttggatcctctgtcttcctctctctctgcccctctccttctctctctctctcaaaacgagatatttttgtataaaaataaatttaaaaatattaaaaaaaaaagcagtgaggggtacctgggtggctcagtcagttaagcgtccgacttcaactcaggttatcatctcacgattcatgagttcaagccccacgtcaggctctgtgctaatagctcagagcctggagcctgcttcggattctgtgtctccctctctctctctgcccttcccccattcacgtgctctttctgtctttgaaaacttaatacaagtaaaaaaaaaaaagttaaaaaaaaagaagtgaatttaTTTCGAGGAAGAATAGAAAGGGCAGAAGCATTGGAAAAAGGTAAAAACTGGTATGTTGAAAAAACAGAATATACTACTTAACAATAATAGGAAATGGATTACTTATAAAAAATGCAACAGTATGActgaatctgaaaatatttatactgAGTGAAAGATACCAGACTCGaaagaatgtattatttattatttcatttatgaaagTTTTAGTGAGAGAGAAATTAATCTATAGTGAATGAAATCAGATCAGGGTTTTCCTGGTTTGGGTACAGAGGTGGTGATTGACTCCAGAGAGGCAAGAGAAACTTTTctgaagtgatggaaatgttctatgtgTTAATTGGGCTGGTAGCTACAGAGGCATTTATAAGTGTCAGTACTCTTCAAACTGTGTgttaaaatacttacattttattgTCACAAGTTATACAACAacaaagctgattttaaaaagaggaagaggcacTCACAATCACTAACTGATTTGCTGATAACAGTATCACAGTCCCTTGACAACCCTAAAATTTGGGAATCATGAAAATGCTCCTTCAGAATACCTATTCATTTCTGGGGACACTTTTAGTCTCCAATAGTGTTTCTTCTGGGGGAAGCAAACATGTTTCTGATTCTTCTTAAAGTACTTTCAACTGATGTTGGTTTTCGTATCATAAAAGCCTGAGTTCCTAGACCCTCTTCACTGTTGGCTTTGATGGGAGAGTGTGCAGGATGATAAAAAGACCAATGCAACAATTGTATTGGATGTTTTTTACCTTGTTTGTGTGATGGTattatgtatgcatgcatatatccaaactcatataaatgtatatattgatgtataaataaatatgtatacctATTTTATAAGTATACTCTATAAAGCTGAAAGACTAAAAGTaagcaaaatacatttttctaaaataacttgaaattttagtttaaaaggaaattaaatatttacaaatactaAAACTCTTTGTGACTTTCTCATTCCCTTAACCATAAATATAGTTATCctcagaagaaaatctttttcattcttttccacaaCTTCTTCATTCTGAAATCCATTGTCATCTGGGAATAGGAAATTTTTGTAAGGAAAGACCAACACTCAGCATACCTAATACTCATGGTTACTGGTCTCTGAAAGTTGTGATTCTGGCACCAATTTCATATCTGGATTTTCAAGCTTTTCGGGAAGTTATCCTATTCACGAGTCCTTCATCTTTTTAGATTGTCCCCTCCATTCCCCTAGGGTTTGGCACTGAATTAACCTTTTCTGTACACTTCTGTTGTTGTTTCAATTACCTTTTTCTCATACTAAATTAAATCTCATCAATcaaggataattttaaaaaataatttggggcacttaggtggttcagttggttaagcgtctgactttggctcaggtcatgatctcgcagttggtgaattcgagccccacgtaaggctctgtgttgacagctcagaacctggagcctgcttcggattctgtgtctccctttctgtctgccccttccctgctcacactctgtctctctgtctctgtgtctctcaaaaataaataaacattaaaaatttttttaaatacattaaaatgcagaaagaaaattagaagtcATAAATCTCTCACTCCTCTGAGTTGCTATTATTAGTATTTGGATTAGTTTCCAGAGTCTTTTTCTATgcttatgtatttcttttcagaaCTGGTATCACCCCTATGggcaaatgttatttttattttttctttaatattctatcttgtccatattttttaacatctttacaTACTCTTTGCAAATACATTAGTTAAATGATATGTGATATTCAATTGCTCAGTCTTCATCTGGGTCTTATAGATCAATATAtgaatgttttcctctttttttgttttataaataatgaatctatactttttttttacttataaaataaaatcctattttttaaaaaaatgtttattcatttattctgacagggagagagagagagaagggagggacagagaaagagcagggagagagagaatcccaagcaggctctgtgctgtcagtgcagagcctgatgtgggctctatctcatgaactgtgagatcacgacctgagctgaaatcaaaagctggaggcttaaccagctgagccacccaggtgatcctcaaattctatttttataaaagagattCCATGTGAGgaaaaatatgtactttttaacTGTTTTGGtgggaaaacaatttttaagtttgtttggttatttatttatttatttatttatttatttatttttgagagagagagaaagagacagagagcacatgtgtgaggGGGgtaagggcacagagagggagagagagaattccaaacaggctctgcactgtcagcatggagccttatGTGGGACTGGATCCTAGGAatcatgaaattatgacctgagccaaattcaagaggtgaatgctcaactgactgaacccccaTGTGCCCCTGTTTTGGTGGAAATTTGTAATCACCTTTTTAACAAGGTATACCAACTTATACTTCTACTGAcagtttaaaagtattttcaactTTGTGATCTGTGGAAGATagcattctttttaaatcttcacTAATTTGATAGGTggacatattttttattattttaatattttattgtgttttgggCATTGGTCAACTCAGGATTAATGATCAATCACATTTCCCAGAGAGCTTTTATGGGCATTCTAAAAACTGGTCCTTTTCCTCTAGAAGGTTGCTAGCCTCTGGACCTTTTGTTCACAGAAAAGACTTTGTGCTGGCCTGGCAAACTTTCTGCATCTATATGTCCCTGGAtcagtgtggggggtggggcgtgggTTGGCTATGTTGCCATGACCCTTGGCTCAGGGATCTTTTCCACAACAACCTTGAATAACCCTGTTCCTGATCTGCTTGGTTCTAACTCCATAGATGATGGGGTTGAGCATGGGAGGAACCAGGAGATAGAGATTGGCAAACATGATATGTACTGCTCGGGGCACATGATGTCCAAAGCGGTGGGTGAGAAAAGTGAAGAGGGCAGGGATATATAAAGCCAAGATGACACAGATATGGGACGCACATGTACCAAAAGCCTTGAGCTGGGCTTGACCAGAAGGCAACCCCAGAACAGTTCTCAAAATCATCACATAGGATACACTGATGACAATCATATCAAAGCCAACCACAGAGAAGGCCACAAAGAGCCCATATGCACGGTTTACTCTAGTATCTGCACACACCAGCTTTAGCACAGCCATGTGCTCACAGTATGGCTGGGGAATGATCTGGTTGGGGCAGAAGGGCATCCTGGAGACCATAATGCAGAAGGGGCTCACCAACAGCAATGCTCTCATCATCACAGCTGCTCCCAATTTACCCACTACAGCTGGGGTCAGGACACTTGAGTGACGGAGTGGGAAGCAGATGGCCACATAACGGTCCAAGGCCATAGCCATGAGTACCCCAGACTCCACAGAGGAAAAGGCATGGATGAAGAACACCTGGATGAGACAGGCATGGTATTCAGTCTCATGAGCATGAAACCAGAGTATAGCCAGCATTTTAGGTTGGGTGGAAGACGAGAGGACCAGGTCAGTGATAGCCAGCATGGCTAGAAAGAGGTACATGGGCTCATGGAGAGTGTGGTCAATTCGGATTATATGAAGGACAGTGGTATTGCCAATTATAGCTACAACATACATGGCACAGAGAGGAAAGGCAATCCAAAATTGGGAATTCTCGAGTCCTGGGATCCCAAGTAGGATGAAGGACACAGGATAAGATGAGTGGTTCCCTGAAGCCAACATCACAGGACGGTTAATTTGTTCTCCCCTGAGAAGGTAAGGTACTATCTatagatgataataataaattatcattattatttataaccTTTTGGAAGAGGCAGTTAAATAATAGGGCAATAATGTTTAATGGTAAGCTGAAATAATTtcaactattttaataaatacatttttgcaACTTAAAGTAATGCTACTCTTTATTCTTCATTCATGTTTATGTCATTCAAATGGGGTCAGAACATGCTAGCTGCAATTGTAATTTCTGtataagaattaatatttttcttgaaagTAGAATCTGCCAAGGGAAGACTATCTTGACAAATAACGTCACTAATAGTAATTCTTGCGCTTCTATTCTTTAGAATGAACTGATTTGTTTTACCTTTCCCAAGGTCCTTTTCAGCCCTTTGTTTAAGCCAGTTAGGCAACTTTTCCGGGTTGGAAAccagtttggaaaacattttggctgAGGGCTCATAACAATGTATGTAGTGATGATGAGTTATCTTTGACTCTAGGAGTTACCAGGAGAATTTGGGCTGGAGGATGACAGACTGAcagattgtacacctgaaattaaacCTGTTATCTATAGTGGATGTCTCCTCCTAGATTAGGGGCCAGCAACTGTTTTCTGTAAAAGGTCAGATAGATCACACATATTTTAGTCTTCATGGGCCATACATTCTCTGTTGCAACTAGTCAGTTTAGCgattgtagcatgaaagcagccacagtcAATACAGACATTTGTGAGTGTGGCTACATTCcaatacaatttcatttttaaaacagactaGAAGCTGGATTTGGTCTTCAGGTGATAGTTTACTAATTCCTCTCCTATATGATAAATTTTCATGATATCAGCCCCGAAGAGTGCACCAACATGAGCACCTCTGTATTTGGCATAGAACAgggatttaataaatatttgctgaagcaAACAAGAAATATGTGTCCTTGTTCAAGGGCAATGGACTTTTCAACCGATTAGCCATTCTTAAAATGTCTTGACAGAACCTTCTAAACACTACTTTGATGCCATGTCACAAGACAGCTATATCTATTTCTCACACTAGAGTCTGACCTCCTGTCCATTGAAAGACGTGAATGTCATCTTCTGCTGATACTTGCATACATGGTTGATCTTGTCTGGTGTCTCTGGTGACTATGACCTACCTGAGAGTCAATGACACAAAAGCTTACCTGGTTCTTAACTCAACACCTTTCCACTTTTTAATCTCACTTGACCTGAGCCTTTCCTTGaacacattcattctttctcctccatAACAGTAACACCCAGAGATGAAGAATATCTTTTCAGATTTCCCTTAATCATTTATATCTGGGGACTAAGAAATGTTTCATTCAACCAGACTTAATGGTTCCTAACAAGGGTTTCTTTGAGATCCAAAATAGGCTAAACTCTCTGATTTTTACTAGATTTATAACATTATGAGAGAAATGGGACTCAGAACTTACAAATCTTACTCTAAATTGGAAACTTTACTATTCTACCTAGACAATAGCTATAAGTTTGCTCAAACCAAATACTCCTATCCAAGCCacagtaaaaaattaagaaacacacacattGTCTAGTGTCTAAGGCTCTGTTTCATCCCTTTCAGCCTGGCTTGGTCTTCCAGTGAAATATTCTGTTTGAATCAgagtcttcctttctccttcttttctgtgCTCTGTAAGTCAGCCTCCATTTGTGAAGATGAAGTCACCGAGGCTCATAGGCACCTGGAAAAGCACTTAGACCATCTTCATTCCTGCACTGGGCACTGGTAAAGATACTGGCTAAAACTACACTTTAACAAAAGGTATGCTATTCTAATTAATTATGATAGACAttgctgtttttataaatataacacTATATGCCTTTACATGTTATTGTTTTTAACTCTCACACACTTCTGCCCATCAGCCTTCATGGAGAACATACCTATTTTACATACTCCATTTGGAGTGGTGACTCTTCTTGGTGGTGACCAGGGATCCAAGTCTGAGATAGCAGATGGGGCCTCTTGACAGGTGTCTCTCGTTCTTTTCTGCACTTACATTCCCATGGAATCTGGTGGCCTCACTATCAGCATTTCCttagtcttttttccccctcagactTATGAACCCAACATGTGCAGAGTTAAGGTTACAAGTCATATGGAGTGGACAGGGAGTTAACTAGTCTTGTATCATTTTGTGCAGTGTGTGAGGTTTTCAATAGTAAttctgagggggagacacaggttATCAATTTGCTGCTGGGTTGAGGGAtggaaatttgcattttctaaagaGTAGGAAAAGGAAGAGCAATGTAATTTCCCTTCTTGCTCAACattcctccccctttccctgcttttaaatatgtccctgtccctgcccttATGTGCTACACCTCTTGTGAGCATAGTGCatactgaaagaagaaattaagtcaTCTTTTCCAACATTATACCTAAGATGATCATACAACGAACTTCagattcaatttttcttttctccagaataCAATCTAATTTGTAAGAACTTGGCATAGCTTTTGGTTCAAGGATTCTGTTCTGACACTAATGGAGCTCAGCTTTCATCTGTGAGTATATGTTTGAATCCAGTGCTGATACCATTACCTCTGTTGCCTTCCATTACTCCACTCATTATGTGGAAATAGTTATGTCCATCAGTTTAACCAAGTTGCTCAAGCCTGAAAGGGTAGAGGAAAAATGGGCTGAGATCTTGCTAAGGAATAGCTGCAGGGAGATTTAGACTATTCTGTCACTTTGGGGTATCTAAAACTAAGGCATGGAGCAAGAATGCTAGAGGAAGGTAGAGTTCAGATCCAGCGTCCTTTGTGGAGGGATTGTGTATGAGGCAAGCTTCctacttttctagaattttcctgGAGGACACAGTGTGAGCAGCGAATTATCTCCCCATCTCAGAAAGAAATCCAACAGTCATGGATCTCTTGACCTGGAGCCTCCATGAGTCATGCCATCCTTCAAAGTGTATTGCCTTATCTTTCAGCTTCTTAGAGCCTCTGTGAGTCCTACTGTTctttgggaagggcagagatgacTGAGGCACAGGGGACCGACCACTCACCTTGAGCTCTGCTTTATCTCTGACCATAAGCAGCTTAACTGACTCCTCTGTGACTCAGCTTTTCACAGAGACTGTAGATTAAGACCTATTTAAAGACCTGTAAAGTATGGCCCCTCTCTTCCCCAAGCATTAattctttccctcctcttggAATCCACTGCCTCATACACTGGCTTCCTCTGAGATTAgagaataaaactggaaacattAACCCCTAACTTGCCTCTCTCCTCTGTATACACATAAGCAAAGGCAGCGTATTTGAATGGATGCACAAAAGTGTGTGTTGTTGAGATTACAGGAGTATGAGCTTATCAGTATGCATGTATTTTTGTTAGTAAATTCCCCTTTGTGAAGCTGGAAAGTCCTTCTCACTTAGCCCAAACAGTTAAGCCTATGCAGAACTTCCTCTCACTTCCTGTGTAGAGCCTTGCTGGtattctcttatttattatttcttagcaTTCCCTGGTATAGGATAGGTCAAATGAAGACTTGAcagcaattatttaaaaacagaggGTAAGGCTTTATTTGCAGAGTTCAAAGCTGTCAGACTTCAGAAGCTATGCCTCACCAAATCAAAATCCAACATACATTTACAGGGAAACAAATCACACAAAAATTCACCAAGAGTATCAAGTTTACAGCAATCTGTTTATGGTGAATTGCAATCATCATGTTCACAAAGGTCATggtttattttaatacattagcATAACAAAAATCTGACTACAACTGTTTTTGTTAGAGAGTCCAGGTTTAGAGGAAATAGTCAAGGTTTTATTATCCTGGGGATCAGGCTGACATTGTAATTTTGGAgttatctctgtttgcagatttttctctttgtctgtttcttttagcTGTCAGAGATTAAACACTTGGTgtaatggaagagaaagaagtgccagcttcttcttcttccttcttttgttcttgttcttgttctttttctgctCTTATTCTTGTTCTGAttgtcctctctttctccttctcctttgtcTTTGTCTCCATCTCAACTTCAGCAAGTTCCTGCAATGATACATTTCACTGAGTCAAAACTACTCTCTGTCAGGCAGAGACATAATACTTGTTTTAATTATTCTACATCATGTAGTCTTAACAGCTACTTTAGAGGTAGTTCTATCTTctgcattttacatataaataaatagaggTTTAGCTAGGTTAAGTTACTTCATTAAATACAAGTAAAGGGCAAGTCTTTCTGACTCAAAGATGTCACTTTTCCTACTATATCATACTTTGCACATGTTATGAGTATTAGGGCTGAAACTAAGGTGAAGTAAGGAACATATTTCTCTTGGGCATGAAAGAAGGGTGCTATAAAAAACTCACCCACCAAtcagataaataacattttatgcagtgtgttaagaaataaaaattgatgcAAAAATCTGTAATGAACAGAATATCAAAATTCTCATTAAAGACCAGAGCTGTGCCAAGCAACAGTGTCCTGTAGCAAAATGCAAACTATGCACCcctatgtacatatttttatgtatttttaatacttaatgttttcttgaacattaaaatatttgagacattgaaaagtaattatattaaataccacgccattattttcaatttaagtattttattaataccaaaatagaataaattaaaatttatatttcatctaaagtcaaataaaaaatatttagaatcctCATTTACTCACAAGAAAACTTCCAACATGGTAACTTTTTGAAATGACATAAGCAAAGAAGTACTTACGtacttacttactttatttatttatttttaaagtttatttatttattttgagtgagagagagagagtggggtaggggtagagacagagggagagagagagaataccaagcaggctccacactgccactgcagagcccaatgtggggcttgaactcatgaacagtgagatcacgtcctgagctgaaaccaagagtagacagtcacttaaccaactgagccacccaggccccaagtacatatttaaaatagtaacaataatttaTCTTCCATAAAAAGTACTagtgcacattttttttccttttgctctaaTACAGCTTGGCATGgcactgttttttatttaaaattttgatattttatgaatcatggaataaaaattattttatttatgttttttaaacttgatttatttattttgagagagagagggagagagagagaggggaggacagaaaatcccaagaggctctgttctgtcagtgcagagaccacatgggatttgaactcacaaaccatgagatcatgacctgagccaaaatcctgAGTCTGtagcttaccaactgagccattcaggcaccactgcccaccccccaaataatttattttataaaaatattgcattaaaaaattttaaacataattactgaatttctttttttttttttaattttttttttttcaacgtttatttatttttgggacagagagagacagagcatgaacgggggaggggcagagagagagggagacacagaatcggaaacaggctccaggctctgagccatcagcccagagcccgacgcggggctcgaactcccggaccgcgagatcgtgacctggctgaagtcggacgcccaaccgactgcgccacccaggcgccccactgaatttctttttaagagagagagagagagagcgtgcgcgcaagTCCCAGGGGAGACACacaggaagatggagagagaggatcccaagcaggctcaatgtcCATCTAAgattctgatgtggggcttgatctcatgaccctgagatcatgacctgaaatgaaatcgaggttgacacttaactgagttaaccacccaggcacccctagttacTGAATTATTGAATCCCTGTAATTTTACTCTCCTCAAAGTATTGTTGGCTATTAGCAATTGTCCTTGGTCTATCTCCATCTTAATATGAATAAGGCCATGAGCACTTTCATGATTCTGAGTTTCAGAGGAAAGTTTGAACACTCATATGTGTTTCAAACTTCTAGAGAGTTTTTGCAGGATATTTTGTcccttcattcattctcatttccATCTCCCTCCCTTTACTCTGCAAAGcctagagaggaagaaaagagatagTATTTCCTCTTTCAAATTTCTACTCCAGTTTCtccacctctctgtctccttgGTTCTTCTTCACCTCTTCTCCTGCTCCTTTATTTGTATCTTTACCTGCTGTTCGTGGGAGGAAGATATGACTTTGCCCTCACAGGACTCTatcagagagaagagaagtgaGAACAAAGAAGACCAACTCCTTGCAAAAGcctctgaaatgaaaataaaggaagagaggagggattACTCACCAATTTTCATTGAGCCTTGGAGTCCAGATGAGAAGACTCAGGCCCCATGCTGGATGCCAAAATGAAGTGAGTTGGAGTGGGGTCTGAGAgtgaatggtcaagaaagaattcttgagatgtttttcGTGCAAAAGGGTGTTTTTATTATAGCCTGTTGACAGGACCCATGAGCAGAAAGAGCTGCTCCCCCCACCCGTGACCCTTCCAGGGTGGgttatgtgtgacattcctcaggacAGAGGAATTAAGACAGAAATGACTGTCTTAATAATTTACAAGGAAAAGAGCAATCTCCAGAACcccatagactcagtttcctagagccctaacatcaccctcTCCTCCATAATGATGTGGGGAACATAGGCAAGGAGAAAATgtagacaaaattaaatttatttataacctgcagccctttgacaaatacttgagatagAGTATAACATTCCTCCAAAAAACTCCCAACTGTcttgtcttaatgttaatgccttacaagagagaaaaataactttagcTCAACAATAGTAAGGCCTCCAGGATCTTATGAGTCCAAACTGGCAcatgaaagtccttttggaagcctttctttttccttaactcCCTCAACTCCCAAACATAAAatc
This genomic stretch from Lynx canadensis isolate LIC74 chromosome D1, mLynCan4.pri.v2, whole genome shotgun sequence harbors:
- the LOC115526066 gene encoding olfactory receptor 52R1-like, whose protein sequence is MLASGNHSSYPVSFILLGIPGLENSQFWIAFPLCAMYVVAIIGNTTVLHIIRIDHTLHEPMYLFLAMLAITDLVLSSSTQPKMLAILWFHAHETEYHACLIQVFFIHAFSSVESGVLMAMALDRYVAICFPLRHSSVLTPAVVGKLGAAVMMRALLLVSPFCIMVSRMPFCPNQIIPQPYCEHMAVLKLVCADTRVNRAYGLFVAFSVVGFDMIVISVSYVMILRTVLGLPSGQAQLKAFGTCASHICVILALYIPALFTFLTHRFGHHVPRAVHIMFANLYLLVPPMLNPIIYGVRTKQIRNRVIQGCCGKDP